A single genomic interval of Microbacterium oleivorans harbors:
- the hisH gene encoding imidazole glycerol phosphate synthase subunit HisH, which produces MTGAETDRGAAPLVAVLDYGSGNVHSAVKALSAAGADARLTSDRGLIQDADGLVVPGVGAFSAVMSALRESRGGELIERRLAGGRPVLGICVGMQVMFDNGVERGHDAAGLGQWPGTVSELDAPVLPHMGWNTVRSGAGSVLFDGIEDERFYFVHSYGAQQWSLEVMRPFAEPVLTWCDYGTPFLAAVENGPLAATQFHPEKSGAAGIRLLSNWIGALPGR; this is translated from the coding sequence GTGACCGGCGCCGAGACGGACCGGGGCGCTGCGCCTCTGGTGGCCGTGCTCGACTACGGGTCGGGCAATGTCCACTCCGCGGTCAAGGCGCTCTCGGCGGCGGGTGCCGACGCGCGGCTGACGTCGGACCGCGGTCTCATCCAGGATGCCGACGGTCTCGTGGTGCCCGGCGTCGGCGCCTTCAGCGCGGTCATGTCGGCGCTGCGCGAGAGTCGCGGCGGTGAGCTCATCGAGCGTCGCCTGGCGGGCGGTCGGCCCGTGCTGGGGATCTGCGTCGGCATGCAGGTCATGTTCGACAACGGCGTCGAACGCGGACACGACGCTGCGGGCCTGGGTCAGTGGCCCGGGACGGTCTCCGAGCTCGATGCTCCGGTGCTCCCGCACATGGGCTGGAACACCGTGCGGTCGGGGGCGGGTTCGGTGCTCTTCGACGGCATCGAGGACGAGCGGTTCTACTTCGTGCACTCCTACGGCGCCCAGCAGTGGAGCCTCGAGGTGATGAGGCCGTTCGCCGAGCCGGTGCTGACCTGGTGCGACTACGGCACGCCGTTCCTCGCGGCGGTCGAGAACGGCCCGTTGGCGGCGACCCAGTTCCACCCCGAGAAGTCTGGGGCGGCCGGCATCCGGCTGCTGTCCAATTGGATCGGCGCCCTGCCTGGCCGCTAG
- the priA gene encoding bifunctional 1-(5-phosphoribosyl)-5-((5-phosphoribosylamino)methylideneamino)imidazole-4-carboxamide isomerase/phosphoribosylanthranilate isomerase PriA: MNDFASTPELILLPAVDVADGKAVRLTQGEAGSATTYGDPVDAALAWARQGAQWIHLVDLDAAFGRGNNAAVLRKVIKQVKGVQIELSGGIRDDATLEAALESGASRINLGTAALENPEWAADVIGRYGDAIAVGLDVRGTTLAARGWTRDGGDLWDVLERLEDAGCTRYVVTDVTKDGTLQGPNLDLLREITSRTPKPVVASGGISSLDDIAALRELVPMGVEGAIVGKALYAGAFTLAEALDVAGD, encoded by the coding sequence ATGAACGACTTCGCGTCCACCCCCGAACTGATCCTCCTTCCCGCGGTCGATGTCGCCGACGGCAAGGCCGTGCGCCTGACCCAGGGCGAGGCCGGCAGTGCGACCACCTACGGCGACCCGGTCGACGCGGCGCTCGCGTGGGCCCGACAGGGTGCGCAGTGGATCCACCTCGTCGACCTCGACGCCGCTTTCGGTCGGGGCAACAACGCCGCCGTCCTGCGCAAGGTCATCAAGCAGGTCAAGGGCGTGCAGATCGAGCTGTCCGGCGGCATCCGCGACGACGCCACCCTGGAGGCCGCCCTCGAGAGCGGAGCGTCGCGCATCAACCTCGGCACCGCAGCCCTGGAGAACCCGGAGTGGGCCGCCGACGTCATCGGCCGCTACGGCGACGCGATCGCCGTCGGGCTCGACGTGCGCGGCACGACCCTGGCCGCGCGCGGCTGGACCCGCGACGGCGGCGACCTGTGGGACGTGCTGGAGCGTCTCGAGGATGCCGGCTGCACCCGGTACGTCGTCACCGACGTCACCAAGGACGGCACGCTGCAGGGGCCGAACCTCGACCTGCTCCGCGAGATCACCTCGCGCACCCCCAAGCCCGTCGTGGCGTCGGGGGGCATCTCGAGCCTCGACGACATCGCCGCCCTCCGCGAGCTCGTGCCAATGGGCGTCGAGGGCGCGATCGTGGGCAAGGCCCTCTATGCCGGCGCCTTCACGCTGGCCGAGGCGCTGGATGTCGCCGGAGACTGA
- a CDS encoding SseB family protein gives MSPETDGPHGHAADSAGVPWEGRSFESNPHATDDGSADPALLAALEAFRAGSGDAVAVVEAYRAARLLIPLVPEKGDEGVGPTGLRVDKTQELSIVTVAAPDGRRVQPVFTSVSALSRWDPVARPVPADGVRTAMAAASDDTDLIVIDPGSDTEFVLRRPAVWAIGQGQPWEPAPTSPAVFTALQESIGGELAVLDLSVAAGDPDARMRGPELIVRLHLIDGLDAAQLDTVLSRLATRWAADDRIAVLVDSLTVKLVRAS, from the coding sequence ATGTCGCCGGAGACTGACGGACCGCACGGTCATGCGGCCGATTCGGCCGGTGTCCCCTGGGAGGGACGCAGCTTCGAGTCGAACCCGCACGCCACCGACGACGGGTCGGCCGACCCGGCGCTGCTCGCCGCCCTCGAAGCATTCCGAGCCGGGTCGGGGGACGCGGTCGCGGTGGTCGAGGCCTACCGGGCCGCGCGTCTGCTGATCCCGCTGGTCCCCGAGAAGGGCGACGAGGGCGTGGGGCCCACGGGCCTGCGCGTCGACAAGACGCAGGAGCTCTCCATCGTCACGGTCGCCGCGCCCGACGGGCGACGTGTGCAGCCGGTGTTCACCTCGGTCTCGGCGCTGTCGAGATGGGATCCGGTCGCACGCCCGGTGCCGGCCGACGGAGTGCGCACGGCGATGGCCGCGGCATCCGACGACACCGACCTCATCGTGATCGACCCGGGATCCGATACGGAGTTCGTCCTTCGCCGCCCCGCGGTGTGGGCGATCGGACAGGGACAGCCGTGGGAACCGGCGCCGACATCGCCTGCGGTGTTCACCGCGTTGCAGGAGAGCATCGGAGGCGAGCTGGCGGTGCTCGACCTGTCGGTCGCGGCGGGCGATCCCGACGCCCGCATGCGCGGGCCCGAGCTGATCGTGCGCCTGCATCTCATCGACGGACTGGACGCCGCGCAGCTCGACACCGTGCTGTCTCGGCTGGCGACGCGTTGGGCGGCCGACGACCGCATCGCGGTGCTCGTGGACTCGCTGACGGTGAAGCTCGTCCGCGCCTCCTGA
- a CDS encoding DUF1844 domain-containing protein: MDTNPAENTAHADDEARRRRWEDQERAASAATRDIADVPAVEVITTAAVHLMSAAAVKVGLADDPANQLDLDEARKLINALAGLITAGAPEISDMHARSLRDGLRSLQLAFREASTIPDPIGKGPGEKYTGPVT, from the coding sequence GTGGACACGAACCCCGCCGAGAACACCGCCCACGCCGACGACGAGGCCCGTCGCCGGCGGTGGGAGGACCAGGAGCGCGCCGCCTCCGCAGCCACGCGCGACATCGCCGACGTGCCCGCCGTCGAGGTGATCACCACCGCGGCCGTCCACCTGATGAGCGCGGCCGCCGTGAAGGTCGGACTCGCGGACGACCCCGCGAACCAGCTCGACCTCGACGAGGCGCGGAAGCTCATCAACGCTCTCGCGGGCCTCATCACGGCCGGCGCCCCCGAGATCAGCGACATGCACGCACGGTCGCTCCGCGACGGCCTGCGGTCGCTGCAGCTGGCCTTCCGCGAGGCGTCGACGATCCCGGACCCGATCGGAAAGGGGCCCGGCGAGAAGTACACCGGTCCCGTCACCTGA
- the infC gene encoding translation initiation factor IF-3: MATTARTGVPHISDPRTNDRIRVPEVRLVGPAGEQVGVVRIEVALRLAQEAELDLVEVAPNSKPPVVKIMDYGKFKYEAAQKAKEARRNQANTVLKEVRFRLKIEAHDYITKLKRAEGFLQAGDKVKAMILFRGREQSRPEQGVRLLRKFAEDVAELGTVESNPTIDGRNMVMVIAPHKNKSEVKTEQNAQRAANKEAARQARSGSDADVDAETEDAAPASAE; encoded by the coding sequence GTGGCCACCACCGCACGAACAGGAGTTCCGCACATCAGCGATCCCCGCACCAACGACCGCATCCGCGTCCCCGAGGTTCGCCTCGTCGGCCCCGCTGGAGAGCAGGTCGGCGTCGTCCGTATCGAGGTCGCCCTGCGTCTGGCGCAGGAGGCCGAACTCGACCTCGTCGAGGTCGCCCCGAACTCGAAGCCGCCCGTGGTCAAGATCATGGACTACGGCAAGTTCAAGTACGAAGCGGCTCAGAAGGCCAAGGAAGCGCGTCGCAATCAGGCGAACACCGTCCTCAAGGAGGTCCGGTTCCGTCTGAAGATCGAGGCGCACGATTACATCACCAAGCTCAAGCGCGCCGAGGGCTTCCTCCAGGCGGGCGACAAGGTCAAGGCGATGATCCTGTTCCGCGGTCGCGAGCAGTCGCGTCCCGAGCAGGGTGTGCGCCTGCTCCGCAAGTTCGCCGAGGACGTCGCCGAGCTCGGAACCGTCGAGTCGAACCCGACCATCGACGGCCGCAACATGGTGATGGTCATCGCGCCGCACAAGAACAAGTCCGAGGTCAAGACCGAGCAGAACGCGCAGCGCGCCGCCAACAAGGAAGCGGCCCGTCAGGCCCGCTCCGGCTCCGACGCCGACGTGGACGCCGAAACCGAAGACGCCGCTCCCGCCTCGGCGGAGTAG
- the rpmI gene encoding 50S ribosomal protein L35 produces MPKQKTHSGAKKRFKVTGSGKIKKQQANLRHNFEGKPTKRTRRLSADKILAPGDAKVAKKLLGI; encoded by the coding sequence ATGCCGAAGCAGAAGACCCACTCGGGTGCCAAGAAGCGCTTCAAGGTCACCGGCAGCGGAAAGATCAAGAAGCAGCAGGCGAACCTCCGCCACAACTTCGAAGGCAAGCCCACCAAGCGCACGCGCCGCCTGTCGGCCGACAAGATCCTGGCTCCCGGCGACGCGAAGGTCGCCAAGAAGCTCCTCGGCATCTGA
- the rplT gene encoding 50S ribosomal protein L20, which produces MARVKRAVNAHKKRRVILERASGYRGQRSRLYRKAKEQVTHSLVYAYRDRRKRKGDFRRLWIQRINAAARQNGVTYNRFIQGLGLAGVQVDRRMLAELAVNEPAVFASLVATAKGALPADVNAPKA; this is translated from the coding sequence ATGGCTAGAGTCAAGCGGGCAGTAAACGCCCACAAGAAGCGTCGCGTCATCCTCGAGCGCGCCTCCGGTTACCGCGGACAGCGTTCGCGCCTGTACCGCAAGGCGAAGGAGCAGGTCACCCACTCCCTCGTCTACGCGTACCGCGACCGTCGCAAGCGCAAGGGCGACTTCCGTCGCCTGTGGATCCAGCGCATCAACGCCGCGGCCCGTCAGAACGGCGTCACGTACAACCGCTTCATCCAGGGCCTCGGCCTCGCGGGTGTCCAGGTCGACCGTCGCATGCTCGCCGAGCTGGCCGTCAACGAGCCCGCCGTGTTCGCCTCGCTCGTCGCGACGGCCAAGGGCGCTCTGCCCGCGGACGTCAACGCGCCCAAGGCCTGA
- a CDS encoding TrmH family RNA methyltransferase, whose amino-acid sequence MLENPRSPRVRAVAKLTKRSARQETGLFLLEGPQAAREALAYRPDTLVEIFATPSALERHPELRASADDAGLDIVFASEAVLEAMADTVTPQGIVAVARQSPTSVRDIFAAAPRLVAICEEVRDPGNLGTIIRAADAAGADAIVLTGRTVDPYNPKVVRSTTGSLFHLPVAVGVDLDVAVERAHSAGMRVVAADVKGEEFLAHRGTLAGPTAWLFGNEARGLEDDALARVDLALRLPIYGAAESLNLATAASVCLYETAFAQRAG is encoded by the coding sequence GTGCTGGAGAACCCCCGATCGCCGCGCGTTCGCGCCGTCGCCAAGCTGACGAAGCGCAGCGCTCGTCAGGAGACGGGGCTCTTCCTCCTCGAAGGGCCGCAGGCAGCGCGCGAGGCCCTGGCCTATCGACCGGACACCCTCGTCGAGATCTTCGCGACCCCGAGCGCGCTCGAGCGGCACCCGGAGCTGCGCGCCAGCGCCGACGACGCCGGCCTGGACATCGTCTTCGCGAGCGAGGCCGTCCTCGAGGCGATGGCCGACACGGTCACACCCCAGGGCATCGTCGCGGTCGCGCGCCAATCCCCGACCTCGGTGCGCGACATCTTCGCCGCCGCTCCACGTCTCGTGGCGATCTGCGAAGAGGTTCGCGATCCGGGCAACCTCGGCACCATCATCCGAGCAGCCGATGCCGCCGGTGCCGACGCCATCGTGCTCACCGGGCGCACGGTCGACCCCTACAACCCCAAGGTGGTCCGCTCCACCACGGGATCGCTCTTCCACCTGCCCGTCGCCGTCGGCGTCGATCTCGACGTTGCCGTCGAGCGCGCCCACAGCGCGGGGATGCGGGTGGTCGCGGCCGATGTGAAGGGGGAGGAGTTCCTCGCCCACCGCGGGACCCTCGCCGGGCCGACGGCGTGGCTGTTCGGCAACGAGGCGCGCGGCCTCGAGGATGACGCGCTGGCTCGCGTCGACCTGGCGTTGCGACTGCCGATCTACGGAGCGGCCGAGTCGCTGAACCTCGCCACCGCCGCGAGCGTCTGCCTGTACGAGACCGCCTTCGCCCAGCGCGCGGGCTGA
- a CDS encoding amino acid ABC transporter ATP-binding protein, producing MTTPENPAPPTSNITVRRGDPLVVIEGVQKHYGDFQALKDIDLTVNRGEVVVVIGPSGSGKSTLCRTINRLETISEGTISIDGEKLPSEGKALAALRADVGMVFQSFNLFAHLTILENVTLGPIKVKGVKKAEADKLARELLDRVGVGHQADKLPAQLSGGQQQRVAIARALAMKPKVMLFDEPTSALDPEMINEVLDVMVGLAQDGMTMVVVTHEMGFARKAADRVVFMADGQIVEEAVPEQFFTAPESDRAKDFLSKLITH from the coding sequence ATGACGACTCCCGAAAACCCGGCGCCGCCGACGTCGAACATCACGGTTCGCCGCGGTGATCCTCTCGTCGTGATCGAGGGCGTGCAGAAGCACTACGGCGACTTCCAGGCCCTCAAGGACATCGACCTCACGGTCAACCGCGGCGAGGTCGTCGTGGTCATCGGACCGTCGGGCTCGGGCAAGTCGACGCTGTGCCGCACCATCAACCGCCTCGAGACGATCTCGGAGGGGACGATCTCGATCGACGGCGAGAAGCTGCCCTCCGAAGGCAAGGCGCTCGCGGCGCTCCGCGCCGATGTGGGGATGGTGTTCCAGTCGTTCAACCTGTTCGCCCACCTCACGATCCTCGAGAACGTCACGCTCGGCCCGATCAAGGTCAAGGGCGTGAAGAAGGCCGAGGCCGACAAGCTCGCCCGCGAGCTGCTGGATCGCGTCGGCGTCGGGCACCAGGCCGACAAGCTCCCCGCGCAGCTGTCGGGCGGCCAGCAGCAGCGCGTCGCGATCGCTCGCGCGCTCGCGATGAAGCCGAAGGTCATGCTCTTCGACGAGCCGACCAGCGCGCTGGACCCGGAGATGATCAACGAGGTGCTCGACGTCATGGTCGGCCTCGCCCAGGACGGCATGACGATGGTCGTCGTCACCCACGAGATGGGCTTCGCCCGCAAGGCGGCCGACCGGGTCGTCTTCATGGCCGACGGTCAGATCGTCGAAGAGGCCGTTCCCGAGCAGTTCTTCACCGCGCCCGAGAGCGACCGCGCCAAGGACTTCCTCTCGAAGCTCATCACCCACTAA
- a CDS encoding glutamate ABC transporter substrate-binding protein, whose product MRKTRITGAFAGVAIAAIALTGCNSGSPTSPGASAGGDDESTGPLWEVASDVSLEGSPTFEAIESRDQVIVGVKEDQPGLGFLDATTSERTGFDVDIARWIAASLGYDEDKIEFKAIASANREQAIVNGDVDYYVGTYSITDARKQQIDFAGPYFITGQGLLVAADSDIASEDDLNADTRVCSATGSTPIQNIKENYPEVPTEEFDLYSACVDALINGTVDAVTTDQAILIGYAAQYPDEIKVVGEPFSEERYGVGLRKGDDAFRAHINELLTDGGDVWQGIFDKNLGQSGITVEQPAVDAY is encoded by the coding sequence ATGCGCAAGACCCGCATCACCGGCGCGTTCGCCGGTGTCGCCATCGCTGCGATCGCCCTGACCGGCTGCAACAGCGGCTCGCCCACCTCGCCCGGCGCGTCCGCCGGCGGCGACGACGAGAGCACAGGCCCCCTGTGGGAGGTCGCATCCGACGTCTCCCTCGAGGGGAGCCCCACCTTCGAGGCGATCGAATCGCGCGACCAGGTGATCGTCGGGGTGAAGGAGGACCAGCCCGGTCTCGGCTTCCTCGACGCCACGACGAGCGAGCGCACCGGCTTCGACGTCGACATCGCGCGCTGGATCGCCGCGTCCCTCGGCTACGACGAGGACAAGATCGAGTTCAAGGCGATTGCCTCGGCGAACCGCGAGCAGGCCATCGTCAACGGTGACGTCGACTACTACGTCGGCACCTACTCCATCACCGACGCACGCAAGCAGCAGATCGACTTCGCCGGCCCGTACTTCATCACCGGTCAGGGCCTGCTCGTCGCCGCCGACAGCGACATCGCGAGCGAGGACGACCTGAACGCCGACACCCGCGTCTGCTCCGCGACCGGCTCCACGCCGATCCAGAACATCAAGGAGAACTACCCCGAGGTTCCCACCGAGGAGTTCGACCTGTACTCGGCATGTGTCGATGCACTCATCAACGGCACCGTCGACGCGGTCACGACCGACCAGGCCATCCTGATCGGCTACGCCGCCCAGTACCCCGACGAGATCAAGGTCGTCGGCGAGCCCTTCAGCGAGGAGCGCTACGGCGTCGGCCTGCGCAAGGGCGATGACGCGTTCCGTGCGCACATCAACGAGCTGCTCACCGACGGCGGCGACGTCTGGCAGGGGATCTTCGACAAGAACCTCGGCCAGTCCGGCATCACCGTCGAGCAGCCCGCGGTCGACGCGTACTGA
- a CDS encoding amino acid ABC transporter permease: MGVITENLDLWGEALGNTLLLFFAGGAIALVLGTLVGAMRVSPIPVARAFGTLYVNTIRNTPLTLVFFFFAFGYPQLGLPSPGFTVLGIWALGIYTATYVAEVFRAGINTVPVGQAEAARAIGLTFGQVMTLVVMPQAFRSVVPPMMSVFIALLKNTTVAAGFSVAELGVIRANLSERGENALIVLLWVALVFVVLVLLLSALQRRLENKWRIAR; encoded by the coding sequence GTGGGCGTCATCACCGAAAACCTCGACCTGTGGGGCGAGGCGCTCGGCAACACCCTGTTGCTGTTCTTCGCGGGAGGTGCGATCGCGCTGGTTCTCGGCACCCTGGTGGGTGCGATGCGCGTATCGCCGATCCCCGTCGCCCGTGCATTCGGCACGCTCTACGTCAACACGATCCGCAACACCCCGCTCACCCTCGTCTTCTTCTTCTTCGCCTTCGGATACCCGCAGCTCGGGCTGCCGAGCCCCGGATTCACGGTGCTCGGCATCTGGGCGCTGGGCATCTACACCGCGACCTACGTCGCAGAGGTTTTCCGCGCCGGCATCAACACGGTTCCGGTCGGTCAGGCGGAGGCGGCCCGCGCGATCGGCCTCACCTTCGGCCAGGTCATGACCCTCGTGGTGATGCCGCAGGCCTTCCGTTCGGTCGTGCCGCCCATGATGAGCGTGTTCATCGCGCTTCTGAAGAACACGACCGTCGCGGCCGGGTTCTCGGTCGCCGAGCTCGGTGTCATCCGAGCGAATCTCAGCGAGCGCGGCGAGAACGCGCTGATCGTGCTGCTCTGGGTCGCCCTCGTCTTCGTCGTCCTGGTGCTGCTGTTGAGTGCGCTGCAACGTCGCCTCGAGAACAAGTGGAGGATCGCACGATGA
- a CDS encoding amino acid ABC transporter permease, producing MTSVLYDVPGPRAILRNRILGIVTIILVGAAIGFVVFRFAESGQFSAEKWYVFSFGNVWLGIFRALGNTLAAFGLAAVGSLVLGFVLAIGRLSDHAWVRVPFGVVIEAFRAVPVLIFMMLMYYGLPTLGIRMEPYWAVVIALVAYNGSVLAEALRAGIESLPRGQKEAGYAIGLRKSGVMRLVLLPQAVRAMLPVIVAQLVVTLKDTALGFIITYPELLYFAKQLTSQPGRPILQAGIVIGAIYILMCLLLSWFANVLEKRLSRSPRSTGTTGGGAAAVDPLHHPVPPTTDTELIAAQKGIGKNDSNSAGEA from the coding sequence ATGACTTCCGTCCTGTACGACGTACCGGGGCCCCGCGCGATCCTGCGCAACCGCATCCTCGGGATCGTCACGATCATCCTCGTCGGAGCCGCGATCGGCTTCGTCGTCTTCCGCTTCGCGGAGAGCGGCCAGTTCTCCGCCGAGAAGTGGTACGTCTTCAGCTTCGGCAACGTGTGGCTGGGCATCTTCCGCGCACTCGGCAACACGCTCGCGGCGTTCGGGCTCGCGGCGGTCGGTTCGTTGGTGCTCGGGTTCGTCCTGGCGATCGGTCGTTTGTCGGATCACGCGTGGGTCCGCGTGCCGTTCGGCGTGGTCATCGAGGCGTTCCGCGCCGTCCCCGTCCTGATCTTCATGATGCTGATGTACTACGGACTCCCGACTCTCGGCATCCGGATGGAGCCCTACTGGGCTGTGGTCATCGCGCTGGTCGCATACAACGGTTCCGTGCTCGCCGAGGCTCTCCGCGCCGGCATCGAGTCGCTGCCGCGGGGTCAGAAGGAGGCGGGTTACGCCATCGGCCTCCGCAAGAGCGGCGTGATGCGCCTCGTTCTGCTGCCGCAGGCCGTGCGGGCCATGTTGCCTGTCATCGTGGCGCAGCTGGTGGTGACGCTGAAGGACACCGCCCTGGGCTTCATCATCACCTACCCCGAGCTGCTGTACTTCGCCAAGCAGCTCACGTCGCAGCCGGGGCGGCCCATCCTGCAGGCGGGCATCGTCATCGGTGCGATCTACATCCTCATGTGTCTGCTGCTGTCGTGGTTCGCCAATGTGCTCGAGAAGCGCCTCTCGCGCTCGCCGCGTTCGACCGGCACCACGGGAGGCGGCGCGGCCGCGGTGGATCCGCTGCACCACCCGGTGCCTCCGACCACCGACACGGAGCTGATCGCCGCGCAGAAGGGCATCGGCAAAAACGACTCGAACAGCGCAGGCGAAGCCTGA